The Chryseobacterium oranimense genome contains the following window.
AAACATTCAAAGCGCCGAGGGTTACTCCCTGATACAGCTTCACATGGTTGCCGATACGGGTGGTTTCTCCGATGACGATTCCTGTTCCGTGGTCAATAAAGAAATGTTCTCCGATGACCGCTCCTGGATGAATATCTATTCCTGTTCTGCTGTGCCCGTATTCCGAAATCACACGGGGCAGGGTTTTCACTTTCTGAATCCACAGCTGATGGGAGATTCTGTAAACATACGTTGCAAAAAATCCGGGATAGGAAAGAAGGATTTCTTCCAAAGACTCCGTAGCGGGATCGAATTCCAGAATAGATTCAGCGTCAAGGATGAGTTTACTATAAATTTCCGGCAGTGCAAGAAAGAAATCCTGAGTATGCTTTTCAGAAGCGACCTCATCCTGCACAGTGCTTTTAATCAAATCCAAAAGAAGCTGATCCAATTGGTCAAAATTACTCTGAAGCTGATCTGCTGTATTGAACTGCTGATAAAGAAACAGTGAACTGTATAATTCTGTGACGAAATCTTCCATCTTGATCTTATCAAAGAAGCCTCCCGAACCGCTGTTCTTTTTCCCAAGGACTTTGCTAATAAAATAATCTGAAACTGCCATCATCTACTGAATTATACATGCTGCAACGGTCGCATTGGATGTTTCATCCACTAAAATCGCCGATCCCGTTTTCTTATTGCTTATAAAATCATCGAATACCAAATGCTGTGCTGTACGTATGGTTACTTTTGCTATTTCATTGAGCTTTATACCTTCCTCTGCAGTTTCCTTTTCTAAGGTATTGACATCAATCTTGTACTCTACCTGTTTTACCACGGCTTTCACCAGTCTGCTGTGATGCTGCAAAACATATTTATTTCCAGGCTGAAGACCTTTCTGATCAAGCCAACACAGTAAAACTTCTATCTCTTTTTCAACCTTCGGAAGATCTTCTGCCGAGGTGAAAAAATCTCCTCTGCTAACATCGATATCATCTTTGAGCTGAATAACAGCCGGCTGCCCTTCAAAAGCTTCCTGAACCTCAGCACCATTGACTTCTATAGACGAAATTTCCGTGATAATCCCTGCCGGCAGGATAGCGATTTTGCTTCCTTTCTGAAAATTTCCGCTTACAATCTGACCTGCGTATCCTCTGTAATCATGTAATTCTTCAGTCTGGGGACGGATGACATACTGCACCTGGAAACGACTTCCGCTGTTCTGCTCACGGTCAATCACCACTTCTTCCAGATATTCGAGAAGGGAACTTCCCTTATACCAATCGGTAACGGCCGACAATGAAACGATATTATCTCCTTTCAATGCGGAAATCGGAAAATAGGTAACGTCTTCCAGACCCAGTTCTTCCGCAATTTTGGAATAATCTGCTTTTATAGTATCAAAAACTTCTTCCGAATAGTCTACCATATCCATTTTATTGATGGCTACAGCTACTTTTTTCAGTTTTAATAAAGAAGCGATGATGGAATGTCTTCTTGTCTGCTCAATAACTCCTTTCCGGGCGTCGATCAGGATAATCATCAGGTCGGAATTGGAAGCTCCGGTAATCATGTTTCGGGTATACTGAACATGTCCCGGAGCATCTGCAATAATAAATTTCCTTCTGGATGTCGAAAAGTACCGATAGGCGACATCAATGGTGATTCCCTGTTCTCTTTCTGCACGGAGCCCATCCGTTAAAAGAGCCAGATCCACACCGTCTTCATTTTTGTTTTTAGAATGTTTCTCAAGCACTTCCAGCTGATCCTGCAAAATGCTTTTGCTATCGTAAAGCAGTCTTCCAATGAGGGTACTTTTACCGTCATCTACGCTTCCTGCTGTTATTAATCTTAATATATCCACGACTTTTTTATAAATGATGATTGATGATTGATAAATGATAAATGATGAGTAATAAGTAATTGGTAATGAGTAATATGTTTTATTCGCTATTGCTCATTACTCATCGCTCATTACTGATTAAAAGTAGCCTCCTTTTTTCCGGTCTTCCATTGCGGCTTCGGTAACACGGTCGTCAATTCTGGTTTCGCCCCTTTCTGAAATTCTGGTGGCGACAATCTCTTCAATGACCCTGTCTACGGTAGCTGCTTCAGATTCTACAGCAGCAGTACAGGTCATATCTCCTACCGTACGGTAGCGGATTCGTTTTGTTGTTACCGTATCACTTTCTTCCAGTACGGCAAATTCTGAATTCGCGATCCACTGTCCGTTAAGGTCTACGACTTCTCTTTCGTGCGAGAAGTAAATAGATGGCAGCTCAATTTTTTCTCTTTTGATATAGTTCCATACATCCAGCTCAGTCCAGTTGCTGATCGGGAAAACCCTTACATTTTCTCCTTTATGGATTTTTCCATTGAAAATATTCCAAAGCTCAGGACGCTGCAGTTTGGGATCCCACTGTCCGAATTCATCCCTTACAGAAAATATTCTCTCTTTTGCCCTGGCTTTTTCTTCATCTCTGCGTGCTCCTCCGATGCAAGAATCAAATTCGAATTCTTCAATGGTATCCAGTAGTGTAAAGGTCTGCAGCCAGTTGCGGCTTGGGAATTTCCCTTTTGGCTCTGTAAGTTTTCGTTCTCGTATGGTGTCTTCCACTTGTCTTACAATCAGATCTACATTTAACGTTATAGCCAGTTCGTCCCTGAATTCTAAAACTTCCGGAAAATTGTGTCCGGTATCAACATGAACAAATTTGAAGGGAATTTTTCCGTGAGGAAATGCTTTTGCAGAAAGATGAGCCAAAACAATGCTGTCTTTTCCCCCGCTGAACAGTAATGCCGGACGTTCAAACTGTCCTGCCACTTCCCTCAGTATGTAGATGGATTCTGCTTCTAACTGATCTAAATAATTTAAATGATATACTGACATATTGTATTTTTTATTGATGAACATGTAAACCGCACTCTTTTTTATCTGCATCTTCCCACCACCAGCGGCCTGCTCTGAAATCTTCCCCTTCTTTGATCGCTCTTGTACAGGGTTCGCATCCGATGCTTACAAATCCTTTTTTATGAAGATAGTTATAAGGCAGGTGGTGATTTTGAACATATTCTTCGACCTGCTGTGTTGTCCAGTGAAGAATGGGATGGAATTTAATAATCTGATGATCGGGGTCCCATTCCAGTTGCGGCATCTGTCCCCTGCCTGCCGAATGTTCCGAACGTAATCCGGTGATCCAGACTTTGTACCCCTGAAGTGCCTTTTTCAGAGGAACTACTTTCCGGATATTACAGCAAGCTTTCCTCTGCTCTACAGACTGGTAAAAAGAATCCGGTCCGTTTTCTGAAACAAATTGCTGCAGGGATTCCGGGTCCGGATAATAGGCTTTTATATTTTTTTTAAAGAATGCTCTGGATGAGGTCCATGTCTCGTAGGTCTGCTCAAAAAGTCTTCCTGTAT
Protein-coding sequences here:
- the epsC gene encoding serine O-acetyltransferase EpsC, with the protein product MMAVSDYFISKVLGKKNSGSGGFFDKIKMEDFVTELYSSLFLYQQFNTADQLQSNFDQLDQLLLDLIKSTVQDEVASEKHTQDFFLALPEIYSKLILDAESILEFDPATESLEEILLSYPGFFATYVYRISHQLWIQKVKTLPRVISEYGHSRTGIDIHPGAVIGEHFFIDHGTGIVIGETTRIGNHVKLYQGVTLGALNVSKDKANEKRHPNIEDHVIIYSGATILGGNTTIGRDSIIGGNVWITQDVPPKSLVYNKSEIKIKDNGPLPESLTFVI
- a CDS encoding sulfate adenylyltransferase subunit 1 produces the protein MDILRLITAGSVDDGKSTLIGRLLYDSKSILQDQLEVLEKHSKNKNEDGVDLALLTDGLRAEREQGITIDVAYRYFSTSRRKFIIADAPGHVQYTRNMITGASNSDLMIILIDARKGVIEQTRRHSIIASLLKLKKVAVAINKMDMVDYSEEVFDTIKADYSKIAEELGLEDVTYFPISALKGDNIVSLSAVTDWYKGSSLLEYLEEVVIDREQNSGSRFQVQYVIRPQTEELHDYRGYAGQIVSGNFQKGSKIAILPAGIITEISSIEVNGAEVQEAFEGQPAVIQLKDDIDVSRGDFFTSAEDLPKVEKEIEVLLCWLDQKGLQPGNKYVLQHHSRLVKAVVKQVEYKIDVNTLEKETAEEGIKLNEIAKVTIRTAQHLVFDDFISNKKTGSAILVDETSNATVAACIIQ
- the cysD gene encoding sulfate adenylyltransferase subunit CysD, coding for MSVYHLNYLDQLEAESIYILREVAGQFERPALLFSGGKDSIVLAHLSAKAFPHGKIPFKFVHVDTGHNFPEVLEFRDELAITLNVDLIVRQVEDTIRERKLTEPKGKFPSRNWLQTFTLLDTIEEFEFDSCIGGARRDEEKARAKERIFSVRDEFGQWDPKLQRPELWNIFNGKIHKGENVRVFPISNWTELDVWNYIKREKIELPSIYFSHEREVVDLNGQWIANSEFAVLEESDTVTTKRIRYRTVGDMTCTAAVESEAATVDRVIEEIVATRISERGETRIDDRVTEAAMEDRKKGGYF
- a CDS encoding phosphoadenylyl-sulfate reductase; this translates as MENTLKIEFDKLLGEASGGAFANDFLEVLAKKFPAEVIFSTSFSYEDQVVTHLIKNLDIDIFTLDTGRLFEQTYETWTSSRAFFKKNIKAYYPDPESLQQFVSENGPDSFYQSVEQRKACCNIRKVVPLKKALQGYKVWITGLRSEHSAGRGQMPQLEWDPDHQIIKFHPILHWTTQQVEEYVQNHHLPYNYLHKKGFVSIGCEPCTRAIKEGEDFRAGRWWWEDADKKECGLHVHQ